The Bacillus sp. B-jedd sequence GAGCAGTGTCTTGTATCGTAGGGAACTTATGGTATAACCGGTCTGTCGTAGATAAATTTAGCAGCTGTAGAAAACGGCGGAATGGAGAGTAAGATGAGTGTTAAAGGGAAGTTTATGGATTTATTCGGAGGCAATAAACCGATTATGGGAATGCTTCATCTTAAAGGCAATGATGAAGGCAGCATGTTGGACATCGCCAAGAAAGAAATCGACCTATTGCTTGATAACGGTGTAAATGCAGTGATTGTAGAGAATTATTTTGGCTCTGTAGAAGACGTCGCAACCGTTCTGGACTATCTTCAGCGTGAAAAGGTCAATATCGTTTATGGCGTTAATGTCCTCGATCATGATGAGCTCGCGTTTGAATTTGCGAATAAATATGGTGCTAAATTCATTCAGCTAGACTCGGTTGCTGGCCACCTCGAACCTGAAAAAGATGCGGAGTTCCATGATAAAATCACAAAATGGCGCAACGAATCATCAGCTTTCGTAATGGGGGGAGTAAGATTCAAATATCAGCCTTACAAATCCGGACGTTCCCTTGAGGAAGACTTGGAGATCGGAATGTCAAGGTGTGATGCCCTTGTTGTAACAGGTGATGGTACGGGAATGCAGACTCCAATCGAGAAAATTAATGAATTCAGGAAGATGGTAAAGGATTTCCCATTAATTATCGGCGCGGGTATGACCCCAGAAAATTGTGCTGAGCAATTGAAGGTTGCCGATGGTGCAATCGTAGGAAGTTACTTCAAGGATACCTATACAGACAAAGGTAATGTCGATGCTTCTCATGTGCAATTTTTTATGAGAGCTGTAGAGGGTTGCAGGTAATTGACGGAGGCTGATCAAATATGGGATTATCAGGTTATCAGCTGAAAGAGTAACTCGGAGGCTGAAATTCTATTTGATCTTTTGGATTAAAGGAGCATTAATTGATTATGGATTATAAATCACTAGATGCTGATCACATGATACCTCTATACCAGCAGCTTTATAATACAATTCGAGAAAAAATCGCAACTGGCGAATACAAACCCGGTGAACGTATACCATCCGAAGACCAATTGAGTGAAATGTACAATATAAGCAGGGTAACTGTTCGCAGTGCATTAAAGAAATTGGTTGAGGAAAATATCTTGGTAAAGCGGCATGGTAAAGGAACCTTTGTATCAATGCCAGAATATGTGGAAAGTATCGGTGTGGGTGGAAGTTTTACTGCATCTTGGCAGCAAACAGATGTAGTTCCAGGAACTAAAATTATCTCTCGGAATTATGTGAATGCCAATAAAAAAATTGCCAACCAATTGAAAGTAGAGGAAGGTTCCAGGGTCATACATATCAGGCGCCTGCGTTTGGTCAATGATCTTCCAGCAATTCTGGAAGAAGACTATTTTTTACCGGAATTTGCTTTTCTACTGGAATTGGATTTGGACAATAAGTCTATTTTAGAAGTGATCCGTAAGCAGACTGGTCTCGTGGCGAGGGAGTTTAACGATATTTTTGAAGTTAAATCCGCGACAAAGGAGCAAGCGGAATATCTTGAATGCAAGGCTGGAGCTCCTTTATTGAGAGTTAGCCAAACTATTTTTACTGAGAAGCTCGATCTTCTATATTATAACGAGGAATATATTAGAAGTGATCGTTATAAGTATGCAATCCGTTCGTACTGAATGGTTTAAATCAATACCTAACAATCGTTTTAAAAGTGGCAATTGAGATTTTTAAGAAGAATTATGTATAGTCATACAAGTATTTAGCATGTGTCATATTTTTCAAAAAGACCGGCTAACTAGTTGTCTATTTGTTATGCGTAAAAATGGAATAGTAGAAAATATAATTGATTGGCGAATGATCTTAAATGGAACCTGTCTTTTTGACACTTTAGTAAATATTCTGATTTCATTATATGGGGAGTGAAGATAGATGGCAAATAATTTGGAAAGAAAATTGGGACTTGCCCCAACGATTGCTTTGTCAGTGGGAACGACCCTTGGCGCGGGAATTTTTATTTCAATCAGTGAGGTAGCAGGCGCCTCAGGGTCTGCTCTCTTTACAGTACTGGCATTTCTAATCGGTGGTTTAATCATGATTCCCCAGAATTTAATTTTAGCCGAATTAGCGACAGCGTATCCGGAAAATGGCGGGAACTATGTTTTTATTAAACACGCGGGATGGCGAAGGCTTGCGTTCTTAACAGGATGGGCATCATTTTGGGCCAATGATTCTAGTGCACTTGCAATTGTTTCCTTGGC is a genomic window containing:
- a CDS encoding BtpA/SgcQ family protein produces the protein MSVKGKFMDLFGGNKPIMGMLHLKGNDEGSMLDIAKKEIDLLLDNGVNAVIVENYFGSVEDVATVLDYLQREKVNIVYGVNVLDHDELAFEFANKYGAKFIQLDSVAGHLEPEKDAEFHDKITKWRNESSAFVMGGVRFKYQPYKSGRSLEEDLEIGMSRCDALVVTGDGTGMQTPIEKINEFRKMVKDFPLIIGAGMTPENCAEQLKVADGAIVGSYFKDTYTDKGNVDASHVQFFMRAVEGCR
- a CDS encoding GntR family transcriptional regulator → MDYKSLDADHMIPLYQQLYNTIREKIATGEYKPGERIPSEDQLSEMYNISRVTVRSALKKLVEENILVKRHGKGTFVSMPEYVESIGVGGSFTASWQQTDVVPGTKIISRNYVNANKKIANQLKVEEGSRVIHIRRLRLVNDLPAILEEDYFLPEFAFLLELDLDNKSILEVIRKQTGLVAREFNDIFEVKSATKEQAEYLECKAGAPLLRVSQTIFTEKLDLLYYNEEYIRSDRYKYAIRSY